The genomic interval AGCTATGTTGAGGCAGGATGGTGGACCTTGAAGCAGTTCCATGAGCGCGGCTTGTTGTATGAAGGCCTTTCTCCTGTCTTCTGGTGCCCGCATTGTGAAACCAGCCTTGCCGGGTATGAGGTTACTGATTCCTATAAGATGGTCACTGACCCTTGCCTCTACGTGAAGTTCAAGCTCAAAACAAAGGATGAATTCCTTCTCGTCTACACGACAACCCCATGGACGCTTGTCGGAAATGTGGCAATCGCAGTGCATCCGGAAAAGGCCTATGCAAAGGTTGAAACAGCGCAAGGGATCCTGATCCTTGCAGAGCAGAGGCTCAAGACCCTCGATGAGCTCGGCATTGCGTATGCCAAAAAGGAGGTCTTGGATGGAAAAGATCTTGCAGGCATGGCCTATGAGCCGTTGCTTGATGTTGAGCAGCAGGCCGAGGTGGCGCAGCACAAGAAGAGCCACAGCATCGTCCTCTCCATCCCTATCATGAAAGGAAGGGTAGCCTCAAAGGTTGGCATGAAGCTCGGGATTGAGTCCGGCCAGCAGTTTGAGGATTTTGTAAGCATGGAGGAAGGGACAGGCCTTGTCCATGTTGCCCCAGGCCATGGAAAGACAGACTCCATCATAGGAAAACACTACGGCCTTGTTGCTGTCTCTCCGCTCGATGATTCCTGCAGGTTCAGCCAGAAGGCAGGCAGGTTTGCCGGAATCTTTGTCAAGGATGCTGACAAGGACATTGCTGCTGAGCTGGAGAAAGACAATAAGCTGCTGCATGCAGGAAAGGTGCAGCATAAGTATCCCCTGTGCTGGAGATGCAAGTCTCCCCTCATCTTTAGGCTGAGCTCCCAATGGTTTGTTGCTGTGGAAAATCTGAAAGAGAAGATGCTCAAGGAGAACGAGAGAGTGGTATGGCAGCCTGGATTTGCCAAGGAGCGGTTTGATGCATGGGTCATGGATGCAGAAGACTGGAATATCAGCAGGCAGCGCTACTGGGGCATTCCCATGCCGATATGGAGATGCTCAGCATGCAATAATCTCAGGGTCATTGAGTCTCTGAAGGAGCTGAAGCAGCACGCTGTTGGAAAGATTCCCAAGGAGTTTGATCTCCATAATGCTGCAGAGGTTGAGCTGCGATGCTCGTGCAAATTACCCATGCAGAAGGTGAGGGACATTGCAGATGTGTGGTTTGATTCAGGAATCGCTCCCTGGGCAAGCCTTGGCTACCCATTCAGGAATAAGCAGAGGTTCGAGCAGTTTTTCCCTGTTTCAAGGATCAATGAGTCCCAGGACCAGATTAGAGGGTGGTTCTACTCCCTGATGTTCTGCAGTGTTGCAGTGCATGGGAAATCTCCCTACAAGTCAGTCTCCATGCCAGGCTGGACTGTTGACGAGGTTGGAGAAAAAATGTCCAAATCCCTGGGAAACGTAATCCTTGCATCAGACGCCCTCAACGATCTTGGCGCAGATGTGCTGCGCTTTTACATGATGTGGGATGCTCCCTATGAGATCCAGAAATTCAACAAGGAGCTTGCCAAAAAAGAGGTCGGCCGGATGTTCGGCATCCTCTGGAACATTCATACCTATCTGGCAAGCCAGGCAAGAAAGATAAAGGAGGTTCCGGTTGCGGAAATTGAGGACCAGTGGATACTTTCAAGGCTCAACACAACCATTGAGGTCTTTGTCAAGGGCATTGAGGCATTTGAGTTCCAGGCAGGCAAGGCTCTTGCAGGCTTTATCGTTCAGGACGTCAGCAGGGGATATATCCAGCTCATCCGCGACCGCGTAGACGACGGAGATGAGGCTCCCTTGTTTGTGCTGTACACCATTCTTCTTAACCTCGTGAAACTGCTTGCTCCGGTTGCGCCATTTATTGCTGAGAAGATATATAGAGAGCTGGGAAAGGCAAATGGCCTGCTGGACTCTGTGCATCTTGAGAGGATCCCAGGATCAGGCCATCGTGCTCCTGATCTGGAGAAAGACATGGAGCTTGTGTTCGAGCTGATACAGGCTCTCCTGAATGTCCGGGAAAAGGTGGGCTACGGGGTGAGATGGCCGTTGAAAGAAGCAATCATAATCACACCTGAGATGCGCGTGCATGAGATTGTCAAGAAGTATGAGAAGATCATCAGGAAACAGACAAACATGAAGGAGATCTCGGTAAAGGAGCATCTTGCTGGGCTGAAAACCAGGGTGAGGATTGACTATAAGAAGCTCGGGCCTGATTATGGGGTCCTGCTGCCGAAGATCATATCAAGGCTCTCCACAGAGTCTGCTGATGCTGTGCTTTCGCACATCGAAAAAGACGGCAAGCACGAGTTGCTGATTGATGGGAAGAAGGTCAGCATCGTCAGAGAACACTTAATTGTGGACAAGGAAATCCCCATTCACCTGAAGGAAGGCCCCTTTGGGAGAGGCTCGGTGTATGTCCACCGTGAGCTTGACAATGAGCTGATGGCTGAAGGCTTTTCCCGCGAGATTGCGCGAAGGGTCCAGCAGATGAGGAAGCAGCAAGGCTTGAAGAAGTCAGACAGGATCAAAGTTCATATTCAGGTTGACCGTGATCTCGCGAAGCTGCTCGAGCCCTGGACAAGCCATATCAGGGAAAAGGTCGGCGCTTCTGAGCTTGCCATCGCTCCTGAAGCAAAGGAGCTGGGCATCTCTGAGAAGGAGAGCATCAAGGGAAGGGATATTGTGTTTTCTATGGAGAGATGACCCCACCAGGCTGCGCTGCGACGAATTAGTTTTATAAAAAGAAGGGGATTTCTCATCCATTATGTACTTATTTACCAGGCAATTCTTAGAGGATTACGCAGGCGTAGGATCTCCGCTCCCTTCGTCAAAATATGTTGCAGATCTCATCCTTAGGCAGGTTGACTTTTCACAGCTCGAGAGTATTGTGGAGTTCGGCCCCGGCACAGGCGCCTTTACAGAAGGGATTCTTGAGAGGATGGATGTCAATACTCTTTTTTTCTGCATCGAGAAAAATAAGGAGTTTTACGGAATGCTGGTAAGGAAGTATCCTTGCATCCCTGTCTACAACGACTCAGCAGATCAAATAGGCTCCTACCTCGGTCGTTTTGGCCTCACAGGAGTTGATGCCATTATCTCTTCCCTCCCCTGGTCAAATTTTGAGGAGAGCCTCCAGGCCAGGATCCTGAAAGAAACATCTGATTCTCTCAACCCTGGCGGCAGATTTATTACCATTGCATATAAGCCCTGGCACATGCTTCGTAAGGGAAGGAGGTTCTCAAAGCTGCTCCACGAGTATTTCAGCGATGTCAAAGAGACAAGGACTGTCTGGCTCAATGTATTCCCAACATTTGCGTATGTTTGCGGCAAGGACGAAGAATGATAGGCTGCGTTCAACATCTCGCACAGCTCGGGTGAGCGCCAGGTTCGCCACGCGCATATAGTCTAGCAGAGCGACATATCCCCGAATGGGACAACCCCCTTGTCGCTGGGGTGTTCTTTGTTTAGTGGCTCACAAAGGGGCGCTCACCTTCATTTCGAACGCAGCCAAGAAACATAAAAAATATAAATACACGAAAAAGCGCCTTAGGGTATGGCAAAGGAATCAACCATAAAGCTTATTGGCATAGTTCTGATAGGAGTCTCAGTGCTGCTTGTCGTCTTATTATCCCTGATCAAAGCCAATCTGGACGAGCAGTCTGCATTCCTCTGTTCCGTGGTGAGCTCAAGCAGCATGGACATGAGCAGCTGCCCGGTGCATAAGAGCAACACCTCCTGGCTGCTGATCGTTGCATTCAGCCTGAGTTTTCTCAGTCTTGCAGCAGGAGCATTCCTTTTGCTCAAGCCGCTGGCAGAGCGCAAAGCCTTTCCAAAGCTTGATGAGCAGGAAAAGCAGGTGTACGACCTCCTGAAGAGCCATCAAGGATCTCTCTACCAATCCGACATCCTCAAGGAGACCCAGCTCTCCAAGGTCAAGCTCACCCGGCTTCTTGACAGGATGGAACAAAAAGAGGTTCTTGAGCGGAAGCGCAGAGGCATGACCAACATCATCGTGCTGAGATGAAACTAGTTTCATCATTAGTTAGATAAGGTGTTTCAGTCTCTTCCTAAGCAAGGGCTCTGTCC from Candidatus Nanoarchaeia archaeon carries:
- a CDS encoding ribosomal RNA adenine dimethylase domain-containing protein — encoded protein: MYLFTRQFLEDYAGVGSPLPSSKYVADLILRQVDFSQLESIVEFGPGTGAFTEGILERMDVNTLFFCIEKNKEFYGMLVRKYPCIPVYNDSADQIGSYLGRFGLTGVDAIISSLPWSNFEESLQARILKETSDSLNPGGRFITIAYKPWHMLRKGRRFSKLLHEYFSDVKETRTVWLNVFPTFAYVCGKDEE
- a CDS encoding MarR family transcriptional regulator; this translates as MAKESTIKLIGIVLIGVSVLLVVLLSLIKANLDEQSAFLCSVVSSSSMDMSSCPVHKSNTSWLLIVAFSLSFLSLAAGAFLLLKPLAERKAFPKLDEQEKQVYDLLKSHQGSLYQSDILKETQLSKVKLTRLLDRMEQKEVLERKRRGMTNIIVLR
- the ileS gene encoding isoleucine--tRNA ligase, with product MYDAKKIEAEQRRYWKRINLLEKLNAKNRKGERYFLLDGPPYANFIPHVGHIRNTVYKDILIRWNFMKGKSVFFQPGFDTHGLPVENMVEKELKLGSKKDIEKMGIAKFTTACRKLATKNKEVWLDVYDALGSWYAWKEPYLTYDQSYVEAGWWTLKQFHERGLLYEGLSPVFWCPHCETSLAGYEVTDSYKMVTDPCLYVKFKLKTKDEFLLVYTTTPWTLVGNVAIAVHPEKAYAKVETAQGILILAEQRLKTLDELGIAYAKKEVLDGKDLAGMAYEPLLDVEQQAEVAQHKKSHSIVLSIPIMKGRVASKVGMKLGIESGQQFEDFVSMEEGTGLVHVAPGHGKTDSIIGKHYGLVAVSPLDDSCRFSQKAGRFAGIFVKDADKDIAAELEKDNKLLHAGKVQHKYPLCWRCKSPLIFRLSSQWFVAVENLKEKMLKENERVVWQPGFAKERFDAWVMDAEDWNISRQRYWGIPMPIWRCSACNNLRVIESLKELKQHAVGKIPKEFDLHNAAEVELRCSCKLPMQKVRDIADVWFDSGIAPWASLGYPFRNKQRFEQFFPVSRINESQDQIRGWFYSLMFCSVAVHGKSPYKSVSMPGWTVDEVGEKMSKSLGNVILASDALNDLGADVLRFYMMWDAPYEIQKFNKELAKKEVGRMFGILWNIHTYLASQARKIKEVPVAEIEDQWILSRLNTTIEVFVKGIEAFEFQAGKALAGFIVQDVSRGYIQLIRDRVDDGDEAPLFVLYTILLNLVKLLAPVAPFIAEKIYRELGKANGLLDSVHLERIPGSGHRAPDLEKDMELVFELIQALLNVREKVGYGVRWPLKEAIIITPEMRVHEIVKKYEKIIRKQTNMKEISVKEHLAGLKTRVRIDYKKLGPDYGVLLPKIISRLSTESADAVLSHIEKDGKHELLIDGKKVSIVREHLIVDKEIPIHLKEGPFGRGSVYVHRELDNELMAEGFSREIARRVQQMRKQQGLKKSDRIKVHIQVDRDLAKLLEPWTSHIREKVGASELAIAPEAKELGISEKESIKGRDIVFSMER